A window of Nonomuraea angiospora genomic DNA:
CGGGAGGGGGTCGCGGTGGGGGCCCGGGCGGTCGTGAGCGGGGCTCACGGCCGGGAATGCAGGAGTCGGCTAGCGGTTGGCCTCGTGGCCGATCGACAGGCCGCTCTCGGGGTCGAAGAAGTGCAGGTTGTGCGTGTCGAGGACCAGGTCGATGTTCTGGCCGGGACGGGCGTGGCTGCGGGCGTTGACGCGGGCGGTCCACAGGGACTTGTCGCCCGCCAGCGGCAGCGCGGCCTCTTCGTCGTCACCCGCGTCGGCGGCGGCGACGGTGTCCTTGTGCTCGACCGGCGGGGCGTCGATCAGGAACAGCACGTTGATCTCGGAGCCCAGCTCCTCGGTGACCTCCGCCTTGACCGGCAGCGTGGCCCAGCCGTTGGCGTGGTTGCCGGCCGAGGCCGCGTCCTCGAAGTCGGAGGGGCGGATGCCGAGGATGATCTTCTTGCCGATGTACTGGTCGAGGCCCGGCTTGTCAGAGAAGGTCGTCTCGGGGATCGGCAGCTTGATGCCGGCGAAGGTGACGGCGGCGTCGCCGCCGTCGCGGACGAGCTCGGCGGTGGCGAAGTTCATCGAGGGCGAGCCCATGAAGCCGGCGACGAACAGGTTGACCGGCTTGTCGAACAGGTTCTGCGGGGTGTCGACCTGCTGGAGCAGACCGTCGCGCAGCACGCAGACGCGGTCGCCGAGGGTCATGGCCTCGACCTGGTCGTGGGTGACGTACACGGTGGTCACGCCGAGGCGCTCGTGCATCTGGTTGAGCGAGGCGCGCATGGAGACGCGGAGCTTGGCGTCCAGGTTGGACAGCGGCTCGTCCATGAGGAAGGCCTGCGGCTCACGCACGATGGCGCGGCCCATGGCGACACGCTGGCGCTGACCACCGGAGAGAGCGGCCGGCTTGCGCTTGAGGTAGGTCTCGAGGCCGAGCATCTTGGCGGCCTCGTTGACGCGCTTCTGGATCTCCGGCTTGGGCATCTTGCGGAGCTTGAGGCCGAAGGCGAGGTTCTCCTCGACCGTCATGTGGGGGTAGAGCGCGTAGTTCTGGAAGACCATCGCGATGTCGCGGTCCTTGGGCGGCAGGTGGTTGACCACCTTCTCGCCGATGGCGATCTCGCCGCCGCTGATGTCCTCGAGGCCCGCGATCATCCGGAGCGCGGTCGACTTACCGCAACCGGATGGGCCAACGAGCACCATGAACTCGCCGTCCTTGATCTCAAGGTTGAGCCCGTTCACGGCCTTCACGCCACCGGCGTAGACCTTGTCGACGTTCGTCAGAACGATGGATGCCATGACATTCCTTCGCGCTCCAGGGCGGTGGCCCGGACGTTGTTACCGTGACCCACTCACGTGGATACGTTTTCAAGCATCTCACCCGAAACGGACATCGGTGTCAAGGGTTACCGTATGACCAGCCGTTGTGGGAACGCGAGTCTTCCCGTTTTCCGGAAACCATGATGGAATCGTTTCCATGGAGAAGCGGGCGACGATCAAGGACGTGGCCGAGGCGGCCGGCGTGGGCGTCGCGACAGTGTCCAGAGTACTGTCGGGCGGCTCCGCCAGCGCGGCCACCAGGGAGCGCGTCCTGGCCGTCGCCGCCCAGCTCGACTACCGCCCCAGCGCCCTGGGCCGCAACCTGCGCCAACGCCGCACGGGCGGCATGGGCCTGCTCGTCCCCGACCTGACCGACACCTTCTACGGCCAGCTTTCCGAGGGCGTGCTCGCCTGCGCCCGCTCGGCCGGCGAGCCCGTCGTGATCGGCTCCACGGGCGGGGACCCCGAGCAGGAGGCCGACCTGATCGGCATGCTCCTGGAGCAGAGCGTGGACCGCCTGATCGCCGTGCCGTCGGGCGACGCCGACACCTGGTCCCCGGTGCTCCGCGCGGGCATGACGGTCGTCTTCGCCGACCGCCTCCCGCTCCAGTCGTCCCCCGAGGACGTGCGGGCGGCGGCCGTGGCCGACCTCATGGCCCTGGACGGCCTGTCCGCCGCCGCCCCGGCCCGCCCGCTGGACGTCCCCGCCGTGGTGGCCGACGACCGGGCCGGCATCCGCACGGCCGTGCGCTACCTGCGCGGCCTGGGCCACAAGCGCATCGCCTTCCTCGGCGGCCCCGGCCAGGACAGCCGGGTCAACGCCTTCAGGGAGGCCGTGGGGGCGCCGGTGGACGAGGAGCTGGTGGTGTTCGGCACCGGCAGCCGCGACTCCGCCTACGCCGCCGCCTCGGGCCTCTTCCAGAGCCGCCCCGACCTGTCGGCCGTGGTCGCCGGGGGCAACGTGCTGGGCGAGGCCGCGGTGCTCGCGGCCAGGGAGCTGGACCTGCGGGTGCCCAGGGACGTGTCGCTGGTGATGTACGACGACGTGCCCTGGGCCGAGCTGTGCTCCCCGCCCCTGACGGTGATCGCCCAGCCGGGCCGGGACATGGGCTACCGGGCGGCGGAGCTCGTCCTGCGGGCGGGCGGCAGGAGGCCGCGCAGCGTGGTGCTGCCGACGGAGCTCATCATCCGCGGCAGCTGCGGCCCCCACCGCTAGGCGGCTCCGCCCCCCGTGTAGCGGCGGGGCAGGATCATGATCGGGTTGTCGTCGAGGATCACGTCCGGCGGGCCGAACCGCGCCGCGACCTCCCTGATCTCCGGCTCGTCGAGCA
This region includes:
- a CDS encoding ABC transporter ATP-binding protein, which translates into the protein MASIVLTNVDKVYAGGVKAVNGLNLEIKDGEFMVLVGPSGCGKSTALRMIAGLEDISGGEIAIGEKVVNHLPPKDRDIAMVFQNYALYPHMTVEENLAFGLKLRKMPKPEIQKRVNEAAKMLGLETYLKRKPAALSGGQRQRVAMGRAIVREPQAFLMDEPLSNLDAKLRVSMRASLNQMHERLGVTTVYVTHDQVEAMTLGDRVCVLRDGLLQQVDTPQNLFDKPVNLFVAGFMGSPSMNFATAELVRDGGDAAVTFAGIKLPIPETTFSDKPGLDQYIGKKIILGIRPSDFEDAASAGNHANGWATLPVKAEVTEELGSEINVLFLIDAPPVEHKDTVAAADAGDDEEAALPLAGDKSLWTARVNARSHARPGQNIDLVLDTHNLHFFDPESGLSIGHEANR
- a CDS encoding LacI family DNA-binding transcriptional regulator, with translation MEKRATIKDVAEAAGVGVATVSRVLSGGSASAATRERVLAVAAQLDYRPSALGRNLRQRRTGGMGLLVPDLTDTFYGQLSEGVLACARSAGEPVVIGSTGGDPEQEADLIGMLLEQSVDRLIAVPSGDADTWSPVLRAGMTVVFADRLPLQSSPEDVRAAAVADLMALDGLSAAAPARPLDVPAVVADDRAGIRTAVRYLRGLGHKRIAFLGGPGQDSRVNAFREAVGAPVDEELVVFGTGSRDSAYAAASGLFQSRPDLSAVVAGGNVLGEAAVLAARELDLRVPRDVSLVMYDDVPWAELCSPPLTVIAQPGRDMGYRAAELVLRAGGRRPRSVVLPTELIIRGSCGPHR